GGCCACAGATGTAATTTTATTCcagttgaaattttccaaaaaaaaaacaaagaaaacaatGATTATTTATTCGCTATCCTCATAATGGGACATGAAATTCTCCCACAGAATCAGCAGACACGTCAGTTGTTGGCGGATGTACGGAAAAACCTTGGGAAAATCCGCTACTGGTTCCGGTCTCTGAGCCGTTCGGTTTTGGTCAGCCAGTAAGCTAAAGAgcggaaaaaaatatcagaaattcaAGGActatatttccatttttttttaattcacataaattttatgatttgctAAATATACTTACCGTTGAGAAGATCAATGTCACGATtactttaaatgttttatttttttcttaattgctTCTGATGATAAACAATCTTGTGCGTTTTTTTCCTACCGCTtagaatgaatgtgttcattttattttcacaaagcAGTTTCTTCCGGTCTTCATAAGAACTTcttatgaaaatgaaagaatttcataagactcttatgaaaaattctttTGGACACAAAAAAGAGGTTCATAAGccgtatcttatgaaattcagaatagaatttcttttgagtGCACTTGTACTAATctcatttcttttcaaattttatttgaaatgccTGACCTACGATTTCTTTTGATTACAatcctaaatatttatttaagaagATTCGGATAGAATTTTAATGCAAagctacaaaacaaaaaaataagaaattttcgtTCAATAAGAACTAAACTTCCTTTCTTGATTTAGCATCACACTTGTTAGAGCATCCCATCGAAGATTTTACAAGGCTTATAAATGAAATCTCAATTAGATTTTAGCTTCGAAACTTCAGTGAAAACTCCACATCATAGTCCTTAGTTTATGGTTTTGTAGCTCGATCGCGGATAAGGAATGAATTTTAGAATTGAAAAGatcaaaatatcatttaaaatgtttttttttttaaattttatcaagtaggtaataattatttaaatgaagATTGAAAGTATTGAACCAGCCTCAATCTTCGAATTACatacctttttatttttgtaatttttgtaattcaatttcaaattaaaaaaaaaatcaatttttgtaattcacggatatatcaaaataaaactataatTAGTCTAATGCTGGTTACTTACAATGAGAAttcgaaatcgaaattttggatctatagtgaattttgaatgaaaatctaaattctatttcttctaacttttagTTCAACTACTGAATATCCGATTGGAGATTATTATTACCTGttataacaaaataaataaatttaatattttgacaaGCCTTTCGATTAAAGCTTCTTGGAAATGACAAAATCTTCTGGAAATAAACTGTAACCTTTAAccggaaaacatttttcttttgtacTCACCACGAAACAGCGGCAGCACCAAATCCCGCCAAAGTGGAAGTCATTCGTCCGGCAGCAGCGGCTATGGCGGAAAGGGAACCAACCAGAGCGAAACTTCAGTCCCCGCCCTGCATCCTCCAATTAAACGTACCAAGGATAAGGACCGCAAAAAGAAGAAGCAAGAGCAGGTTTCCGCCGAATCCGCCGGCAGCTCCCCACATGTCACCAGCGGCTGCCCGGGTGGGACGACAATCGAGGAGACATCCAGCTCGGTCGTCGTCGCCATTAGTAGTCATGAAGCAACTGCTGCTAGCAACGTAACTTCTTCCAACATTGGGCAACAACAGCAGGAAGTGCAGCAAACCGGTCACGTTGACGAGACGGATGGCTTGCAAGTCATCGTTAAGTGCGAAGAATCCGTACAGAAAGGTATGAACAGCAACTAAACGGGTAATTTGAGTGGGATAGGAACActaaaatgaatgttttatttttagatgaaaatcaTCTGGCTCAGGAAGCGACGCAACTTGGGTATGGATCGAAGCAGCAGGGGCCTTCATCGGAACCGGTTGCAGGGCCCTCCGGGACGGCCACGATGGAAGAAAGCCAGGAACCGGAGATTGTCGAGATGGAGGGTATCCAGGAGCAGTGTGATGAACGTGGCACCCCGAAAATCTCGAAACCGGACGCCGAGAATGGATTCTGCTGCGTCATTTCCATGCACGATGGAGTTGTTCTTTTCACAACCCCTAGTATTACGCACAGCCTGGGTTATCCCAAAGACATGTGGCTGGGACGTTCGTTTATAAATTTCGTTCACCCGAAGGACCGAGCAACTTTTGCTAGTCAGATCACTTCCAAGGTAACTGTCCCACTAGGGGAACCCAAATCGAACCATAAAGATCAGAAGAATTCTCTATACGTAATGTTGCGTAAGTATCGTGGATTGAAGACGGCAGGTTTTGGCATTACTAGAACTTCTGTTAACTACGAACCATACCGATTGGTTCTCTCCTTTAGGGAAGCTCCATGTGCCACCAATGAGGAAGTCTCAAATACTGGAAGGAACATCCTGCTCATCATACTGGCCACTCCCGTTAAAAGTTTCTACAAAGAACCCAATGAAACCTTGCAGGACAAGGGATTGAAGTTTTGCACACGTCACACGACCAGTGGAATTCTGAACTACGTGGATGGCAACTCGGTTGAATCTATTGGTTATCTACCTCAAGACATTTTGGGAAGATCGGTTATGGAGTTTTACCACCCCGATGACATGCCAATCCTGAAAAAAGCCTATGAAACAGTCATGGTTAAAGGTCAAACGGCCGGTGCTTCATACGATGGTGAACCTTACAGATTTTTGGTCAATAACGGCTCCTACATAATACTGAAAACGGAGTGGACAAGTTTTGTTAATCCATGGTCTCGCGAGCTAGAGTTTGTCATAGGGAACCATCAGATTCTTGAAGGTCCTTCTAATCCGGACGTATTCGATTCCAATTATTTTTGTGACAAACAACTTACTTTCTCAGATGAGCAACTGACAAAAGCTAAAGGTATCGAGGAACAAATCCTTAAACTGCTCAAAGAGCCCGTTGCCAAGGCGTCAGATGTCGTCAAACAAGAAATTTCAAAACGCTGTAAAGCCCTTGCTTCGTTTATGGAACGGTGGATGGATGAAGTCACACAACCGGAGCTAAAACTGAATCTCCTCAATGAATCAGATTTCACGTTTTCCGAGCGTGATTCAGTGATGCTTGGCGAAATATCCCCGCACCACGAATACTTTGATAGCAAAAGCTCCTCCGAAACACCTCCGAGTTACAATCAGCTGAATTACAATGACAACCTTCAACGGTTTTTCGATAGCGGACTAACAACGAACATAGAGGAAATACTGAAGACGGAATGCTCCGGAGGAACAAATAAAGAAACCATGGACGAACAACAGTTCACTGCCAGCGGAGGACGGGGCAGCGGTGGCAGTGCTGGAAACTTTAGCTCCGAAAGTAACGTCCAGATGGACAGTACAACCAATACAACCAGCAAAACGGGTAGCTCTTCTGGCAGCTTCCAACCTCCGACGCTGACCGAAGAACTACTCTGCCAGCACAACGAAGACATGCAGAAGGTTATGATCAAGAGGCATCGCGAGGCGAGAACAATAGCGAGGGGcaccgaaaaaaacaagaaacttGCACCAGACAAAGCCTACGCCAGCACTGCGGCACACGGAGTCAAACGAGGATCCTCGCACTCCTGGGAAGGAGATATCCACAAAACTGTTAAACACCAGCACAATCCCGACATCAGTATGGACTGTCAATCCACACAACTTCTTCATCAAGCTCATCAACAATCTACCTTAGGACGACCCGACCCCTGCAAAAAAGTGATGACAACCACCACCCTTACGATAAACCCACAACCAACAGTCGGCCCTCCACCCCTACCCTGTATATCCCGCCCCGGAGAACTTTGGCCACCGTTCTCGGTCAGTGTCACAACGATCCAAGCGACTCAAAGCAGCTCCACTGCCGCAAACTTTGTCCCCTCGCACAGTATCTTCCCGACGCTCTACTACATCCCAACCGCAACACAATCGACCCCGGCAACACCGGCGATCGAGCTGCCGCGGCTCAGTATGCCCTACATGGCCGGGGTTATGTATCCGCATCCGCAGCTGTATCAGCAGTCACTGCTCTATCCGCCGATGATGTACCATGCGATGCCGTACCAGCCGGCACCGCCGCCCTGCGGTCTGTCCAGTGATGCCAGGAATGTAAGTGACGTActctttttgaattatttatttattttcacagTAGTCCATCTCACGAAATtacttgatgaacataattcctaaaatttactcggtccaAGGCAACCGTTATCCAATTTTTCGGACACTTCGCTTGTGCGCCCCTACTCGTCTcattcctaccggattcgtagcaaaCACCTATTtggcaggacagtcgtccgtaacatgtcctgcccagcgtattcGACCAGCCTTcatcaccttctggatactggattGCCGTAGAGTCACgcaagctcgtggttcatccttcacctccacactccgttctcttgCACGCCACccaagatggttcttaacactcgtcgctcgaatactccgagtgtacgaaGGTCCTCCTCGAgaaatatccacgtctcgtacctgtagagaacaaccggtctaatgagtaTTGTGTACAGGTTGCCCTTtttgcgagggctaagtcttctcgaccgcagttgcttgtggagccCATAGTAGGCacaacttccgctgatcattcgcagCCAGATCTTACGTATCCAGATCTTGGTATCATTGTCTGCGGGCACCAGTGAGCCgaaatagacaaagtcttcgactatctccagctagTCGCCGCAACACTCATGCAATACTCGCTTaaaagttcatatttaaattaaactagctgacccggtaaacttcgttttaccttctaaagtataaatcgtaataaatgtttaatttcatctacacgtccttaactgcattgtgctcgccaatagattcttatggaaattgtaacaaataaagtttaatttgtattgggaccccctatcatcaaaagtgagatccttgaaactattatacaaaccatctctgacccaaaaaacccttggataccaaatttcacttcattccgaccgaccattcatacgtgatgttattacaaagaaaacgccttcatttttatatataagatatcaTACTGTCTGGTCGAGGTCATCAACTAAGCTGATTTTCTAGCGTAGTTTATTTGATAGCTCGGACTCATTCAGCTTAGTCAAGTTCAATTAAGTAGAGTCCAACTCCtttgcagagcagtcattatcTGGGCGAGCCCATCAAAGACTACATACCATGTGTTGATGTCATTAAacatcttctgcaacatgttgCCCGCTGTCGTGTCAGATCCGCAGGCGGCGAATATGTAGGCACATTCCTCTTCAAACCTTGAACAATAAAATATCACGTGTTCGGGTGAATCGTCAGTGTCACCGCATGTTAGGCATACCGATGAGGCCACATGTCCGAACCTATGGTGATACTTCATGAaacatccatgaccagtcaggaattgcgtcatgtagaaatccacttcACCATGCTTTCTTTCAATCCACTCCTTGATatttgggatcaaacgatgggtccacTTTCCTCTTTCTGAGCTGCGTTTTGCTTGCCTTTATTTTAGTAGCAATAGGAGTCTTTcaccaacaaaaccgagatgactcccgctacaacgcatGCTGCCCCCGACGAAACggtgcggtatgcactgatgatccgcaaattcattcgcctttgtacactgttcagcttctgctggttacactggatgttaAGGCCAGATTTCCAGGCCGCCCCTCCATATCGATGGATTGACGAAACCACACTCGAATTACTCTCCGCTGACTTCTTCGGACCCCcgagttgttcgccattatcctcgtaagtgcggccgttgctgttgccgcctACTTGCACAGAAACTCAACGAGATTATTAAAGCTGGGTCGGTCATCAATCATCACACCCAAATACTTAAGCTGGCGCTTCGATTCGATAGTGCATGGtccaactgtaatcctgcctgtttggggtgaaatcaggtttgatatcaggaTCATCTCGATTTTGTGGTGAGCCAACTAAAAACTCTTGGAGTGCAACCAACTCTTCACTGCTTCTAcagcctctgaagctcttagctggTCGATTTCTGTTGAGTAACTCGTAGCTAGTAGCAAGACGTCGTCCGCGAAACCAACCTACTTTACTCCCTCTAGCAGGTTTATTGTCAGCACCTCATTGTACGTAATATTCCACAGGACCGAGCCCAGTATCAACCTTTGCTGTACTCCAGCTGTAACTACCGCACAAAACCGATCCCCTCTTCTCTTCTTGAGTCTGATTATATCAGCCGTTTCAATGACAGTTCGAATGGCGTTGATTGTGCATCGCCCTTTTCGAAAGTCGAATTGATTGTTGGACAATCCGCCTTCGCCCTCGGTGTACCGCTGGATAAGATTCAAGATCACCTTTTCCACAACCTTTCCAACCGTATCCAGTAGGCATATTGGCCTGTATGCCGATGGGTTCCCCAATGGCTTTCCTGGTTTGGGCAGAAGAACCAGGTTCAGCCGTTTCCAAGCCTCTGAAAACATCCTTTCATCAACACCAATTTGCAGTGACGACGGAGCCTTTTCCAGCTGAAGGGATTTTGCGATGTCGCACATTTCTTCCAACGATATTAACCCCTCCTcgctcgtatcccagtcgtatGGGACTTATGGCCAGCTATTGACATTATGTTGAGGGAACAGCTCTCTCGTTATTTCCCTCAGTTTGTTGGGGCACATTTCAGGTGGTGCGCTACCACTTTTGCTTTTTGCCAAGACTATCCTGTAGGCATTACCTCATGGTCGGTTATTGTCTTTCGTGTGCCGATCAAGTGTCGTATCCTGGACTCATGCCTGTCATAGAATACACTGAAGACTTACGCTACGACTCTGATAGTCCCGAAGAAGACGTCACCCTACAGCGATTCAATTGCTGGTTATATCTAGGCCCTATAGACCCAGACAAACTGGGAAGGCACGGACTTGCCGTACCTCGGAGTGAATTCGTGAAATTCCTTTTCCTGGTTTATCACCTGGACAATTGAGAATCCGACTCAACTGCACGATGTCACTATGCTCAGAATGTATTCCTCATACCGCAGTAATACCTACGATGAACACTGATGAGAAAGTCGTATGCCGTCTCTATGTACAATGGCGTGTTCCAGTGATCCTCTTCATAGTACATTCTGCCTTTACTTTGTAGTTGCACTCGGAGGATTAGACGCACTACACTCGAAAGTCTTCCGTCTCCGAAGACGGCTCACCTGTCTTCGACGCTACTCGGAAACTTCCGACACGATAGTTGCGTCAATGTCTTCCGAGATGCTGGGCACCCCGCTTTTTTACTAAGTTGATCGTTTATACCCAACAACACTCTTGCATATTATGATCAGAAGCTCAACACACTCCATCTATCACGCATGTTGGTGTCACAACATTCGAACGACCTTTTTTTGAATTCCATGTACGGTAGCACCTAATTTGTTTTAAGTAGGTTATCTGGCCTATCGAATAGTGACGTATTAAGGATTTCTATTTATTACGTTACCCTGTCAGGGTTATTTATTTGACTGCACCTGTAAAAAGATTCCCACGACATCCTCTGTTGGTGCTTTGAAATTGTTTGACGTAGCCTCCATAACCTATTCTAAGAATATTTGTAAAGATTATCCTGACTTTATGGAGGTTTTCTGACAACGTCGGCCAGCTTGGGATCTCCTCTTctctttttttacaagatggaaatgagacttcaaaccataacaacCAGGTGTTTGCTGCCATGAGCGGGTTCGTCCCACTATATTCACCTTGAGCTTCGTATGCCAGATGTACCCCTGGGTTTCATCCTATGATATATCAAGGGGTAGGGTGCTCATCCATTTCCGTAGGATTTCTAACCACAAAGGcttggccgattgagaaactaccaagccagaatcccgtcacgaccaccccTGATGGTTTCTCAGCTTCCTCTTGCTGCatgaaagatcgtagctgagtatgTGAGACCTTCTTAGCCCCACCACAcatatgagtccagattagggttattacgcaccctaagatcgcgttgcttatTGAATTGTG
This sequence is a window from Uranotaenia lowii strain MFRU-FL chromosome 3, ASM2978415v1, whole genome shotgun sequence. Protein-coding genes within it:
- the LOC129757421 gene encoding period circadian protein isoform X1, giving the protein MKRNRIVFGRNASDRESSDEWTVSNGGGSDGSTYQSERVFGLQKRRLIRKRRSESFPESDRLHHFFAQYRERRKQLQLEKMSATGTENMEGAESTHNTKISDSGYSNSCSNSQSQRSGSTKSRQSGSHSSGSSGYGGKGTNQSETSVPALHPPIKRTKDKDRKKKKQEQVSAESAGSSPHVTSGCPGGTTIEETSSSVVVAISSHEATAASNVTSSNIGQQQQEVQQTGHVDETDGLQVIVKCEESVQKDENHLAQEATQLGYGSKQQGPSSEPVAGPSGTATMEESQEPEIVEMEGIQEQCDERGTPKISKPDAENGFCCVISMHDGVVLFTTPSITHSLGYPKDMWLGRSFINFVHPKDRATFASQITSKVTVPLGEPKSNHKDQKNSLYVMLRKYRGLKTAGFGITRTSVNYEPYRLVLSFREAPCATNEEVSNTGRNILLIILATPVKSFYKEPNETLQDKGLKFCTRHTTSGILNYVDGNSVESIGYLPQDILGRSVMEFYHPDDMPILKKAYETVMVKGQTAGASYDGEPYRFLVNNGSYIILKTEWTSFVNPWSRELEFVIGNHQILEGPSNPDVFDSNYFCDKQLTFSDEQLTKAKGIEEQILKLLKEPVAKASDVVKQEISKRCKALASFMERWMDEVTQPELKLNLLNESDFTFSERDSVMLGEISPHHEYFDSKSSSETPPSYNQLNYNDNLQRFFDSGLTTNIEEILKTECSGGTNKETMDEQQFTASGGRGSGGSAGNFSSESNVQMDSTTNTTSKTGSSSGSFQPPTLTEELLCQHNEDMQKVMIKRHREARTIARGTEKNKKLAPDKAYASTAAHGVKRGSSHSWEGDIHKTVKHQHNPDISMDCQSTQLLHQAHQQSTLGRPDPCKKVMTTTTLTINPQPTVGPPPLPCISRPGELWPPFSVSVTTIQATQSSSTAANFVPSHSIFPTLYYIPTATQSTPATPAIELPRLSMPYMAGVMYPHPQLYQQSLLYPPMMYHAMPYQPAPPPCGLSSDARNLPSQSSVLQPGPSGKRVSMIPNGIKQAAVGGPNIQHSPGDIVSQPQTLAQRPPSQATSVKAEPGSNRGSIASASIVNREFSECSKKGMTDSPMISTGETDFQIEDMSKARYGGNKGSGTGLEENSDDMDESSFSSFYSSFVKSDVSSDDYLKKNEVTEMLWESGSNNIHRPKRRPNPPWLDNVCQSKDLIYQYQLTERSLKDILEADLAALKNLTQPIQVNDQLGQLYLDLELEGLSAKLSLSEATSGSSSDDCETQNKAKLTKRSMKYSKLVMIYEENAPFPPPQRTIAP
- the LOC129757421 gene encoding period circadian protein isoform X2; this encodes MKRNRIVFGRNASDRESSDEWTVSNGGGSDGSTYQSERVFGLQKRRLIRKRRSESFPESDRLHHFFAQYRERRKQLQLEKMSATGTENMEGAESTHNTKISDSGYSNSCSNSQSQRSGSTKSRQSGSHSSGSSGYGGKGTNQSETSVPALHPPIKRTKDKDRKKKKQEQVSAESAGSSPHVTSGCPGGTTIEETSSSVVVAISSHEATAASNVTSSNIGQQQQEVQQTGHVDETDGLQVIVKCEESVQKDENHLAQEATQLGYGSKQQGPSSEPVAGPSGTATMEESQEPEIVEMEGIQEQCDERGTPKISKPDAENGFCCVISMHDGVVLFTTPSITHSLGYPKDMWLGRSFINFVHPKDRATFASQITSKVTVPLGEPKSNHKDQKNSLYVMLRKYRGLKTAGFGITRTSVNYEPYRLVLSFREAPCATNEEVSNTGRNILLIILATPVKSFYKEPNETLQDKGLKFCTRHTTSGILNYVDGNSVESIGYLPQDILGRSVMEFYHPDDMPILKKAYETVMVKGQTAGASYDGEPYRFLVNNGSYIILKTEWTSFVNPWSRELEFVIGNHQILEGPSNPDVFDSNYFCDKQLTFSDEQLTKAKGIEEQILKLLKEPVAKASDVVKQEISKRCKALASFMERWMDEVTQPELKLNLLNESDFTFSERDSVMLGEISPHHEYFDSKSSSETPPSYNQLNYNDNLQRFFDSGLTTNIEEILKTECSGGTNKETMDEQQFTASGGRGSGGSAGNFSSESNVQMDSTTNTTSKTGSSSGSFQPPTLTEELLCQHNEDMQKVMIKRHREARTIARGTEKNKKLAPDKAYASTAAHGVKRGSSHSWEGDIHKTVKHQHNPDISMDCQSTQLLHQAHQQSTLGRPDPCKKVMTTTTLTINPQPTVGPPPLPCISRPGELWPPFSVSVTTIQATQSSSTAANFVPSHSIFPTLYYIPTATQSTPATPAIELPRLSMPYMAGVMYPHPQLYQQSLLYPPMMYHAMPYQPAPPPCGLSSDARNLPSQSSVLQPGPSGKRVSMIPNGIKQAAVGGPNIQHSPGDIVSQPQTLAQRPPSQATSVKAEPGSNRGSIASASIVNRVIFCVPLLDRFWNFGSLDRFKAH